In the Campylobacter showae genome, one interval contains:
- a CDS encoding pyridoxal phosphate-dependent aminotransferase has translation MLSKRVQVLGKSLTIEISTKAKEMKARGEDVISFGAGEPDFDTPEIIKNEVKSALDKGCGKYTAVAGTPEVREAVAAKLKRDNGLNYAPNQIITNVGAKHSLFNVFQALIDEGDEVIVPSPYWVSYPEMVKFSGGNPVFIETSEKTGFKITPEQLKAAITPRTKILVLNSPCNPTGAIYSRKELEALGEVLKGTKIIVASDEMYEKLNYEGEFVATAAVSEDMFNRTITINGLSKCGAMPGWRFGYMASPFKELNAAVNKLQSQSTSNINSLTQAGAIPALLGKADEDIAYMKGEFKKRRDLGAEMINAIPGLSVLKPDGAFYLFINCSEVEPDSMKFCKELLEKAKVAVVPGVGFGMDGYFRLSFATDLESIRKGIARIGEFVKSYKK, from the coding sequence ATGCTATCAAAAAGAGTTCAGGTGCTAGGCAAGAGCCTAACCATCGAAATCAGCACCAAGGCAAAAGAGATGAAAGCCCGCGGCGAGGACGTGATCAGTTTTGGCGCGGGCGAACCGGACTTTGACACGCCCGAGATCATTAAAAACGAGGTAAAATCAGCCCTAGATAAGGGCTGCGGCAAATACACAGCCGTAGCGGGTACGCCGGAGGTGAGAGAGGCGGTCGCCGCAAAGCTAAAGCGCGACAACGGCCTAAACTACGCGCCAAATCAAATCATCACCAACGTCGGCGCCAAGCACTCGCTTTTTAACGTATTTCAGGCGCTAATCGACGAAGGCGACGAGGTCATCGTACCGAGCCCGTACTGGGTGAGCTACCCGGAGATGGTCAAATTTAGCGGCGGCAATCCAGTTTTTATCGAAACTAGCGAAAAGACCGGTTTTAAAATCACTCCTGAGCAGCTAAAGGCGGCGATCACTCCTAGAACTAAAATTTTAGTATTAAACAGCCCTTGCAATCCGACGGGCGCGATATATAGCCGCAAAGAGCTCGAAGCGCTTGGCGAAGTGCTAAAAGGCACGAAAATCATCGTAGCTAGCGACGAAATGTACGAAAAGCTAAACTATGAGGGCGAATTCGTCGCGACCGCGGCGGTGAGCGAGGATATGTTTAACCGCACGATCACGATAAACGGCCTAAGTAAATGCGGCGCGATGCCCGGCTGGAGATTTGGCTACATGGCTAGCCCGTTTAAAGAGCTAAATGCCGCGGTAAACAAGCTACAAAGCCAAAGCACGAGCAACATAAACTCCCTAACGCAAGCCGGCGCCATCCCTGCGCTGCTCGGCAAAGCCGACGAGGACATCGCGTATATGAAGGGCGAGTTTAAAAAGCGCCGCGACCTGGGTGCCGAGATGATAAACGCTATACCGGGACTTAGCGTGCTTAAGCCTGACGGCGCGTTTTATCTTTTCATAAACTGCTCCGAAGTCGAACCCGATAGTATGAAATTTTGCAAAGAGCTGCTAGAAAAGGCTAAGGTTGCCGTGGTGCCCGGCGTGGGATTTGGTATGGACGGATACTTTAGGCTATCTTTTGCGACCGATTTAGAAAGTATCAGAAAAGGTATCGCAAGGATCGGCGAATTCGTAAAAAGCTATAAAAAATAG
- a CDS encoding acetate kinase, producing the protein MKILVLNSGSSSVKFQLFDMGDNRVIASGLVEKIGEASSYAKLKDVSADKIYEERAPLKDHHEGLEAMRRLFASSNILHDFSELDGIGHRIVHGGESFSDSALITPDVIAKIEQNSVLAPLHNPGHLAGIRNAMQESGKKVPHVVVFDTVFHQTIPEYAYRYALPFDLCKRLHIRRYGFHGTSHHYVTKKAAEYLGVPYEKFNAISLHLGNGASACAVQGGKSVDTSMGLSPLEGLIMGTRSGDMDPAVLTYLLNLGELTAEGIDAFLNKKSGLLGICGSNDMREVVVKMQGGDERAHLAFEMFCYRIKKYIGAYYAVLGRVDAIVFTGGIGENAPYSREKICNDLTHMGIRIDHELNFAASGGIRDLSTPDAAVKTLVVPTNEELEIALETKRVIENL; encoded by the coding sequence GTGAAAATTTTGGTTTTAAACTCAGGCAGCTCGTCGGTTAAATTTCAGCTTTTCGATATGGGCGATAACCGCGTCATCGCTAGCGGCCTAGTCGAAAAGATCGGCGAAGCAAGCTCCTACGCCAAGCTAAAAGACGTTAGCGCGGATAAAATTTACGAGGAGCGCGCTCCGCTAAAGGACCACCACGAGGGGCTTGAAGCGATGAGGCGGCTGTTTGCTAGCTCAAATATCCTGCATGATTTTAGCGAGCTAGACGGCATCGGGCACCGCATCGTGCACGGCGGCGAGAGCTTTAGCGACTCGGCTCTAATTACGCCTGACGTGATCGCCAAAATCGAGCAAAACTCCGTCCTAGCGCCGCTTCACAACCCGGGCCACCTAGCGGGCATAAGAAACGCCATGCAAGAGAGTGGCAAAAAGGTGCCTCACGTCGTCGTTTTTGATACCGTATTTCATCAAACTATCCCCGAGTACGCCTACCGCTATGCTCTGCCATTTGATCTTTGCAAGAGGCTGCATATCCGCAGATACGGCTTTCACGGCACTTCGCACCACTACGTGACCAAAAAAGCCGCCGAGTATCTAGGCGTACCGTACGAGAAATTTAACGCTATCTCGCTACATCTTGGCAACGGAGCCTCCGCCTGCGCCGTGCAAGGGGGCAAAAGCGTGGATACCTCGATGGGCCTAAGTCCGCTAGAAGGCCTGATAATGGGCACTAGAAGCGGCGATATGGATCCTGCGGTGCTTACATATCTTTTAAATTTAGGCGAGCTCACGGCTGAGGGCATAGACGCGTTTTTAAACAAAAAAAGCGGACTGCTAGGCATCTGCGGCTCAAACGATATGCGCGAAGTGGTCGTTAAGATGCAAGGCGGCGACGAGCGCGCGCATCTGGCCTTTGAGATGTTTTGCTACCGTATAAAAAAATATATCGGCGCGTATTACGCGGTTTTGGGCCGAGTGGACGCGATAGTTTTCACCGGCGGTATCGGCGAGAACGCCCCGTATAGCCGCGAGAAAATCTGTAACGATCTCACGCACATGGGTATCAGGATCGATCACGAGCTAAATTTCGCCGCAAGCGGCGGTATACGCGATCTAAGCACCCCTGACGCAGCGGTAAAAACTCTCGTCGTGCCTACTAACGAGGAGCTAGAAATCGCGCTAGAAACAAAAAGGGTGATAGAAAATCTCTAA
- a CDS encoding acetolactate synthase large subunit — MKGISGSRMVMEALREEGVDTVFGYPGGAALNIYDETYKQSYFRHVLTRHEQAAVHAADGYARASGKVGVAFVTSGPGFTNAVTGLATAYSDSIPLILISGQVPTSLIGTDAFQEIDAVGISRPCVKHNYLVRSIEELPRILKEAFYIARSGRPGPVHVDIPKDITAAVGDFDYPTEIKMPTYKPTYKGNAKQIKKALEVIAEAKRPLLYLGGGVVAANASELVRKFSAKTGIPAVETLMGLGVLAHEDKNLLSMVGMHGSYAANMAMSETDLIIALGVRFDDRVTGKLSEFAKNAKIIHVDIDPSSISKIVNAHFPIVGDLNCVLEEMLEKVTVNEQNLTAWRKILARYDALNPLDYKDSDEIIKPQWVVCETAKILKESGKDAVIATDVGQHQMWVAQFYPFDRPRQLITSGGQGTMGFGLPAAVGAKSAMPESTVVNFTGDGSILMNIQELMTATEIGKPVINIILNNNFLGMVRQWQTFFYGERYSSTDLSLQPDFAKIAEGFGGTGFVCRTKDEFRSALKEAIACGKTAMLDVRVDRFEDVLPMVPAGAAIYNMILKSKE; from the coding sequence ATAAAAGGCATTTCTGGCTCGCGCATGGTGATGGAAGCCTTGCGCGAAGAGGGCGTAGATACGGTTTTTGGTTACCCCGGCGGCGCGGCGCTAAACATCTACGACGAGACGTACAAGCAGAGTTATTTTAGGCACGTTTTGACGCGTCACGAGCAAGCCGCCGTGCATGCCGCAGACGGATACGCGCGCGCTAGCGGCAAGGTCGGAGTGGCGTTTGTAACCAGTGGCCCCGGTTTTACAAACGCGGTCACGGGTCTAGCTACCGCATACTCGGATAGCATCCCGCTTATATTAATCAGCGGCCAGGTTCCGACCTCGCTTATCGGCACGGACGCCTTTCAGGAGATCGACGCCGTGGGTATCTCGCGCCCGTGCGTGAAACACAACTACCTCGTGCGCAGTATCGAGGAGCTACCGCGCATCCTAAAAGAGGCCTTTTATATCGCTCGCTCGGGACGCCCGGGGCCCGTTCACGTTGATATCCCAAAAGATATAACCGCAGCCGTGGGGGATTTTGATTACCCGACCGAGATAAAGATGCCGACATATAAACCGACCTACAAAGGCAACGCAAAGCAGATCAAAAAGGCGCTAGAAGTCATCGCCGAGGCTAAACGCCCGCTGCTCTATCTAGGAGGCGGCGTCGTAGCGGCGAACGCTAGCGAGCTCGTGCGTAAATTTAGCGCAAAAACGGGTATCCCAGCGGTCGAAACGCTGATGGGCCTTGGCGTCCTAGCGCACGAGGATAAAAATCTACTCTCGATGGTCGGCATGCACGGCAGCTACGCGGCAAATATGGCGATGAGCGAGACTGATCTGATTATCGCGCTTGGCGTGCGGTTTGACGACCGCGTAACGGGCAAGCTCAGCGAATTTGCCAAAAACGCCAAAATCATCCACGTCGATATCGACCCTAGCTCAATCTCAAAGATCGTAAACGCGCACTTCCCGATCGTGGGCGATCTAAACTGCGTCCTAGAAGAGATGCTGGAAAAAGTAACCGTAAACGAGCAAAATTTGACCGCGTGGCGCAAGATATTGGCTAGGTATGACGCGCTAAATCCGCTGGATTACAAAGACAGCGACGAGATCATAAAACCGCAGTGGGTCGTGTGCGAAACAGCTAAAATTTTAAAAGAATCGGGCAAAGACGCCGTGATCGCCACCGACGTCGGCCAGCACCAGATGTGGGTCGCGCAGTTTTATCCGTTTGATAGGCCGCGCCAGCTGATAACTAGCGGAGGTCAGGGGACTATGGGCTTTGGTTTGCCCGCAGCCGTCGGAGCAAAAAGCGCGATGCCGGAAAGCACGGTCGTAAATTTTACCGGCGACGGCTCGATCCTAATGAACATCCAAGAGCTGATGACCGCCACCGAGATCGGCAAGCCCGTCATCAACATCATCTTAAATAACAATTTCCTAGGCATGGTGCGCCAGTGGCAGACATTTTTCTACGGCGAGCGCTACTCCTCGACCGACCTTAGCTTGCAGCCTGATTTTGCGAAGATCGCAGAGGGCTTTGGCGGAACGGGCTTCGTGTGCCGCACGAAAGACGAGTTTCGCTCCGCGCTAAAAGAGGCGATAGCCTGTGGCAAAACGGCGATGCTAGACGTGCGCGTGGATAGATTTGAGGACGTACTGCCGATGGTTCCTGCGGGCGCGGCGATATACAACATGATCTTAAAAAGCAAGGAATAA
- a CDS encoding DUF2695 domain-containing protein, giving the protein MEKSKRKEILKAIKEKELAEFRQNLPMPEDKFIRLFELLDAELHAHGCGHSLKLTKQILSNLEVKDVLSVLAWLEEQGGYCDCEVMMNVEEKFEYLD; this is encoded by the coding sequence ATGGAAAAAAGCAAAAGAAAAGAAATTTTAAAAGCTATAAAAGAAAAAGAACTAGCCGAGTTTAGACAAAATTTGCCTATGCCCGAAGATAAATTTATACGGCTTTTCGAGCTTTTGGACGCCGAGCTTCACGCGCATGGCTGCGGTCACAGCCTAAAACTCACCAAGCAAATCCTCTCAAATTTGGAAGTAAAAGACGTTTTGAGCGTGCTTGCGTGGCTTGAAGAGCAGGGCGGATACTGCGACTGCGAAGTGATGATGAATGTTGAGGAGAAATTTGAGTATTTAGATTAA
- the ilvN gene encoding acetolactate synthase small subunit — protein MRRVISVIVLNEHGVLSRISGLFAGRGYNIDTLTVAPIPGTELSRISIVTSGDERVLEQIVKQLHKLIPTYKVIESGEFVEKEMALVKIPLSENFGGLDAILKAYNGIVANTNENYIVVMVSDDASRIENFLKAIKKFNPTDVVRGGSVLMDL, from the coding sequence ATAAGAAGAGTGATTTCAGTCATCGTGCTAAACGAGCACGGCGTTTTATCGCGCATTTCCGGGCTTTTTGCGGGGCGCGGATACAACATCGACACGCTCACGGTCGCACCGATCCCGGGCACCGAGCTTTCTCGTATCAGCATCGTCACTAGCGGCGACGAGCGCGTGCTAGAGCAGATCGTAAAGCAGCTACACAAGCTAATACCGACCTACAAAGTCATCGAAAGCGGCGAATTCGTCGAAAAAGAGATGGCGCTGGTAAAAATCCCGCTAAGCGAAAATTTCGGCGGACTAGATGCGATACTAAAGGCCTACAACGGCATCGTAGCCAACACCAACGAAAACTACATCGTAGTCATGGTCAGCGACGACGCGAGCAGGATAGAAAATTTCCTCAAAGCTATCAAAAAATTTAACCCTACAGACGTCGTTCGCGGCGGCTCGGTACTAATGGATCTATGA
- the flgH gene encoding flagellar basal body L-ring protein FlgH — protein MRKNIYFCALAAAFLSGCLPSADPRIDMKPPVYVEQLPAKQVNNQPNAGSLFGRGDNPLFADRKAMNVNDIVTVVISERANQSSSGKHDTSKNSTISLGGGVFTAGSAPLSTLATQLNKAGDIGFSAGTKNEFTGAGSSVRAEAFTTTISARIIKVLENGNYFIEGSRELLINGEKQIMQLSGVIRPYDISNANEIDSRYIADAKILYKTEGDVDRATRKPWGTKLMEAIWPF, from the coding sequence GTGAGAAAAAATATTTACTTTTGCGCCCTCGCAGCAGCGTTTTTGAGCGGGTGTTTGCCTAGCGCCGACCCTCGCATAGATATGAAACCGCCCGTTTACGTCGAGCAGCTTCCCGCCAAGCAGGTCAATAACCAACCAAACGCCGGTAGCCTTTTTGGTCGCGGCGACAACCCGCTTTTTGCCGACCGCAAGGCGATGAACGTAAACGACATCGTAACCGTCGTCATCAGCGAGCGCGCCAACCAAAGCTCCAGCGGCAAGCACGACACGAGCAAAAACAGCACGATAAGCCTTGGCGGAGGGGTATTTACCGCAGGCTCCGCGCCGCTATCTACGCTAGCCACTCAGCTAAACAAAGCCGGCGACATCGGCTTTAGCGCGGGTACGAAAAATGAATTTACGGGTGCAGGATCTAGCGTGCGCGCAGAGGCTTTTACGACTACGATTTCAGCGCGCATCATTAAGGTGCTAGAAAACGGCAACTACTTTATCGAGGGCTCGCGCGAACTGCTCATAAACGGCGAAAAGCAAATCATGCAGCTTAGCGGCGTGATCCGCCCGTACGACATCTCAAACGCCAACGAGATCGACTCGCGCTACATCGCCGACGCCAAAATCTTATATAAAACCGAAGGCGACGTGGATAGGGCGACGAGGAAGCCGTGGGGGACGAAGCTTATGGAGGCAATCTGGCCTTTTTAA
- a CDS encoding DUF3137 domain-containing protein: protein MTSRFYGSVKFDLKFTLENGGKFQIYAEPNLTPNLPNFKNPRSNLPARIYSILSCARSKFTQNLIESDQMTLSQAFLLTVKKQKECRAAAAGSPTLIAFCVGIFALFLAALKIFDLGSGAALVLLVLFFGLLFWVPAKLKSIGKAQDEYNEFYKEVFIPALIKDIDESFTYSAYGGISQSEFNAAGIYRPSTFYSEDSVRGVYKGVKFNLCEIISHEREYPRINNKYVAAFILLKYAFDKYSDFKGSVLKCEFNKKFNGKTVAVSKDFNTKFLGEKELLDDVKFNENFRVFTTDKVEARYLLTPAFMGKLNILKAYKNTLKSPSVAFMDNKFYLFCFSRRNFFEGRLFDKLDIAEARREQRYVRQMLSVIDELNLSLDIYR from the coding sequence TTGACGAGTCGCTTCTACGGCTCGGTTAAATTTGATCTTAAATTTACGCTCGAAAACGGCGGCAAATTTCAAATTTACGCCGAGCCAAATTTGACTCCAAATCTGCCGAATTTTAAAAATCCTCGCTCAAATTTACCCGCCCGAATTTACTCTATTTTAAGCTGCGCTCGGTCAAAATTTACGCAAAATTTAATCGAAAGCGACCAAATGACCCTTTCGCAAGCATTTTTATTAACCGTGAAAAAACAAAAAGAGTGCCGAGCCGCAGCGGCCGGATCGCCCACTCTTATCGCCTTTTGCGTCGGCATTTTTGCCCTATTTTTAGCGGCGCTTAAGATTTTTGATCTAGGCAGCGGGGCGGCTTTGGTTTTGCTTGTGCTGTTTTTTGGCTTGCTATTTTGGGTGCCCGCAAAGCTAAAAAGCATAGGCAAAGCACAGGACGAATACAACGAATTTTACAAAGAAGTTTTTATCCCCGCGCTCATCAAAGATATCGACGAGAGCTTTACGTATAGCGCTTACGGCGGTATCTCGCAGAGCGAATTTAATGCGGCGGGGATTTATAGACCGAGCACATTTTATAGCGAAGATAGCGTGCGAGGCGTGTATAAGGGCGTCAAATTTAACTTGTGCGAGATTATTAGCCATGAGCGCGAATACCCTCGGATAAATAACAAATACGTCGCCGCATTTATCCTGTTAAAATACGCGTTTGATAAGTATTCGGACTTTAAAGGTAGCGTGCTAAAGTGCGAATTTAACAAGAAATTTAACGGCAAAACGGTCGCCGTGAGTAAGGATTTTAATACTAAATTTTTAGGCGAAAAAGAGCTACTCGACGACGTCAAATTTAATGAAAATTTTAGAGTTTTTACGACGGATAAGGTGGAGGCGAGGTATCTGCTCACGCCTGCGTTTATGGGCAAGCTAAATATACTAAAAGCTTACAAAAACACCCTAAAATCGCCCAGCGTGGCCTTTATGGATAACAAATTTTATCTATTTTGCTTTAGTAGGAGAAATTTTTTCGAGGGGCGGCTTTTTGATAAACTAGACATCGCCGAGGCTCGGCGCGAGCAAAGATACGTGAGGCAGATGCTTAGCGTCATCGACGAGTTAAATTTGAGCCTAGATATCTATCGGTAA
- the pta gene encoding phosphate acetyltransferase: MADSILALGANFQEIYEIISTKFKNVAVFDPINDFDGLKNTKKAFENGSEREFFKSAVNEFDRLAKSADFVLVKPAKSIASIGEIELNLQIARNLNVPVFCRENLSFFTRNSKLIVSGNLDEILNANQDIITPLRFENSLFKLAAKDKKTVVLPESEDERILGASEILLKSGAVNLILLGDENKVKFDAEKLGVNLNGARFINLEKNEYTQRLTAALFEARKSKGVSLEQARELVRDRTYFATMMVQEGLAHAMVSGANTTTAHTIRPALQIIKTRPDSPLVSSSFIMCFAEEILIYADCAINPNPDARQLAQIALASADTARAFGLEPRVAMLSYSSGDSGSGADIDLVRSAGEIARDLDPALKIEAPVQYDAAVDPAVARKKLPNSDVAGRANVFVFPNLNAGNIGYKIAQRSANCLAVGPILQGLKKPVNDLSRGCGVGDVVNTVLISAIQAANEGEK, encoded by the coding sequence ATGGCCGATTCTATCCTTGCGCTTGGCGCGAATTTTCAAGAAATTTACGAAATTATATCAACAAAATTTAAAAATGTAGCCGTTTTTGACCCCATCAATGATTTTGACGGACTAAAAAATACCAAGAAGGCTTTTGAAAACGGTAGCGAGCGGGAGTTTTTTAAAAGCGCGGTAAATGAATTTGACCGCCTGGCTAAAAGCGCTGATTTCGTACTCGTTAAGCCTGCAAAAAGCATCGCAAGTATCGGCGAAATAGAGCTAAATTTACAAATCGCTAGAAATTTAAACGTTCCGGTTTTTTGCCGCGAAAATTTGAGCTTTTTTACGCGAAACTCAAAGCTAATCGTAAGCGGAAATTTGGATGAAATTTTAAACGCAAACCAAGATATAATCACGCCTTTGAGGTTTGAAAATTCGCTATTTAAACTCGCCGCAAAAGATAAAAAAACCGTCGTTTTGCCAGAAAGCGAAGACGAGCGGATACTAGGAGCCAGCGAAATTTTACTAAAAAGCGGCGCGGTAAATTTGATCCTTTTGGGCGACGAAAACAAGGTTAAATTTGATGCGGAGAAGCTCGGGGTAAATTTAAACGGCGCTAGATTTATAAATTTAGAAAAAAACGAGTACACGCAGCGCCTAACCGCCGCGCTTTTTGAAGCTCGCAAAAGCAAGGGCGTAAGCCTAGAGCAAGCCCGCGAACTCGTGCGAGACAGGACGTATTTTGCTACGATGATGGTGCAAGAAGGGCTAGCCCACGCCATGGTAAGCGGCGCAAACACGACCACGGCGCACACCATCCGCCCTGCGCTTCAGATCATCAAAACCCGCCCTGATAGCCCGCTAGTTTCAAGCTCGTTTATAATGTGCTTTGCGGAGGAGATCCTGATCTACGCCGACTGCGCGATAAATCCAAACCCGGACGCCCGGCAACTAGCGCAAATCGCCCTAGCCTCGGCGGACACGGCGCGCGCGTTCGGACTGGAGCCGCGAGTAGCGATGCTAAGCTACTCTAGCGGAGATAGCGGCAGCGGAGCGGATATAGACCTGGTTAGGAGTGCGGGCGAGATAGCGCGCGATCTCGACCCAGCCCTAAAAATCGAAGCTCCCGTGCAGTACGACGCGGCCGTAGATCCTGCCGTAGCGCGCAAAAAGCTACCAAACAGCGACGTAGCCGGCCGCGCGAATGTTTTTGTATTTCCAAATTTAAACGCGGGCAACATCGGCTATAAAATCGCGCAACGAAGCGCAAACTGCCTAGCCGTCGGACCGATCTTGCAAGGTCTAAAAAAACCGGTAAACGACCTAAGTCGCGGATGCGGCGTGGGAGACGTCGTAAATACGGTCCTAATAAGCGCGATACAAGCCGCAAACGAAGGAGAAAAATAG
- the lpxD gene encoding UDP-3-O-(3-hydroxymyristoyl)glucosamine N-acyltransferase, whose protein sequence is MKLSEVYKILGLEFSGEELEITALNSLSNAGASELSYCDSEKNAKFIEGSKAGAILVASNLKELVGAQSRAVVVENPHLAFAILSEYFAKELLASQPQPAQISPSAKIMPNVYVGSGAVIGDNTLVMAGAYVGDNVKIGANCVIHPNVVIYNDTVIGNGCRINANAVIGSDGFGYAHTKTGEHVKIYHNGNVVLEDYVEIGACTTIDRGVFESTVVKAYAKIDNLVQIGHNCEIGYGSILVSQVGLAGSTKLGRNVVMGGQSGSAGHLRVGDFAQIAARGGVSKDIAGGKKYAGAYPIMELADFFKLQAKIARFFKKN, encoded by the coding sequence ATGAAACTAAGCGAAGTTTATAAAATTTTGGGGCTTGAGTTTAGCGGCGAGGAGCTAGAGATCACGGCTCTAAATTCGCTCTCAAATGCTGGAGCCAGCGAGCTTAGCTACTGCGATAGCGAGAAAAACGCTAAATTTATCGAAGGCTCAAAGGCGGGCGCGATTTTAGTCGCGTCAAATTTAAAAGAGCTCGTCGGCGCGCAAAGTAGGGCGGTAGTAGTAGAAAACCCGCACCTTGCCTTTGCTATTTTGAGCGAGTATTTCGCAAAAGAGCTTCTAGCATCCCAGCCGCAACCTGCGCAAATTTCGCCAAGCGCAAAGATAATGCCAAACGTCTACGTGGGCTCAGGCGCCGTGATCGGCGACAACACGCTCGTGATGGCTGGCGCCTACGTCGGCGATAACGTAAAAATCGGCGCAAACTGCGTCATCCATCCAAACGTCGTCATCTATAACGACACCGTTATCGGCAACGGCTGTCGCATCAACGCAAACGCCGTCATCGGTAGCGACGGCTTTGGCTACGCACACACGAAAACGGGCGAACACGTGAAAATTTACCACAACGGCAACGTCGTTTTAGAGGATTACGTCGAGATCGGCGCGTGCACGACGATAGACCGCGGCGTGTTTGAAAGCACGGTCGTAAAAGCCTACGCCAAGATCGATAACCTCGTGCAAATCGGCCACAACTGCGAGATAGGCTACGGCTCGATACTGGTCTCTCAGGTAGGGCTCGCAGGCTCGACCAAACTGGGACGCAACGTCGTGATGGGCGGACAAAGCGGCTCTGCGGGGCATTTGAGAGTCGGCGACTTTGCCCAGATAGCGGCTCGCGGCGGCGTGTCAAAGGATATCGCTGGCGGTAAAAAATACGCAGGCGCATATCCGATAATGGAGCTGGCCGACTTTTTCAAACTGCAAGCTAAGATCGCGAGATTTTTTAAGAAAAACTAA